One part of the Candidatus Methylomirabilota bacterium genome encodes these proteins:
- a CDS encoding M20/M25/M40 family metallo-hydrolase: protein MTTVHPDWQRLTQAVTARQRSIVEGLAEFLRHDTVTQNPDGVRAGAHWLIEAMRSRGLTAEVLETGGNPAVYGAVPLPGARRTVLIYCHYDTKPAPPAGWLQPSPLLPVLRRGTAEEGAPVLELAQVPDHLLAEHRLYGRGSSDDKGPIWAHLTALELMRAQGIAPRVNLKLIFDGEEETGSQHFGPFTEAHRDLLAADVALVMDGPKDATGRPTVAFGARGVLSLELTLEAARRDVHSGNFSVPNPAWRLVGLLASMAAPDGTPLVEGLEDGVVPPTAAERDLMGRIPLDRAAIEKELGVALPSEYLERLMFRSTLTIRGLKSGFTGREAQTIIPHQATVAFDARLVKNQRVETVYRRILDHIRGQGFTVIESADAPIPDELRGRAIRVVEHRGYDPAKTPADLPISRAVIESVERAHGGEPAVVLPTMGGSVPLWAFTDILGLPTIVVPYANANNRQHSPNEHLRLDHLFQGVRTTAQLLHDLG from the coding sequence GTGACCACGGTCCACCCCGACTGGCAGCGCCTGACGCAGGCCGTGACGGCTCGGCAACGATCGATCGTGGAAGGGCTCGCCGAGTTCCTCAGGCACGACACGGTCACCCAGAACCCCGACGGAGTCCGGGCCGGCGCGCACTGGCTGATCGAGGCCATGCGCTCCCGCGGCCTGACGGCCGAGGTCCTCGAGACCGGCGGCAACCCAGCCGTGTACGGCGCCGTCCCCTTGCCGGGTGCGCGCCGTACGGTCCTCATCTACTGCCACTACGACACCAAGCCCGCGCCGCCGGCCGGGTGGCTGCAGCCCTCGCCGCTCTTGCCGGTCTTGCGCCGAGGCACGGCGGAGGAAGGCGCTCCGGTCCTCGAGCTCGCGCAGGTGCCGGATCACCTCCTGGCCGAGCATCGCCTCTATGGACGCGGCTCCTCGGACGACAAGGGGCCGATCTGGGCCCACCTCACCGCGCTGGAGCTCATGCGGGCCCAGGGCATCGCCCCGCGTGTGAACCTCAAGCTGATCTTCGACGGCGAGGAGGAGACGGGAAGCCAGCACTTCGGCCCGTTCACCGAGGCTCACCGCGATCTGCTGGCCGCCGACGTCGCGCTCGTGATGGACGGGCCCAAGGACGCGACGGGCCGGCCCACCGTCGCCTTCGGTGCGCGGGGCGTGCTCTCGCTCGAGCTCACGCTGGAGGCCGCCCGCCGCGATGTCCATTCCGGCAACTTCAGCGTGCCCAACCCGGCCTGGCGTCTCGTCGGTCTCCTGGCCTCGATGGCGGCGCCGGACGGCACGCCGCTGGTGGAGGGACTGGAGGACGGGGTAGTGCCGCCCACCGCGGCAGAGCGCGACCTGATGGGCCGCATCCCGCTCGACCGCGCCGCCATCGAGAAGGAGCTGGGGGTGGCGCTTCCATCCGAGTACCTCGAGCGGCTGATGTTCCGCTCCACGCTCACGATCCGCGGCTTGAAGAGCGGGTTCACCGGCCGCGAGGCGCAAACCATCATCCCGCACCAGGCCACCGTCGCCTTCGATGCGCGGCTGGTGAAGAATCAACGGGTCGAGACGGTCTACCGGCGCATCCTCGATCACATCCGAGGCCAGGGCTTCACGGTGATCGAATCGGCCGATGCGCCGATCCCGGACGAGCTGCGCGGCCGCGCCATTCGGGTCGTCGAGCATCGTGGGTACGATCCGGCCAAGACGCCGGCGGATCTGCCGATCTCCCGCGCGGTGATCGAATCGGTGGAGCGGGCGCACGGCGGAGAGCCCGCGGTGGTCCTGCCGACCATGGGAGGCAGCGTGCCCCTCTGGGCCTTCACCGACATCCTCGGCTTGCCCACGATCGTGGTGCCGTACGCGAACGCCAACAACCGTCAGCACAGCCCGAACGAGCACCTGCGCCTCGATCATCTCTTTCAGGGCGTGCGCACCACCGCCCAGCTGCTGCACGACCTCGGCTGA
- the pgl gene encoding 6-phosphogluconolactonase, giving the protein MRTIRRFPDAEAVSRAAGQDLVELAREAIAERGRFCVALSGGTTPRRMYEILGEAPRWAQIDWRRVEFFWGDERAVPPEHPDSNYGVAAAVLLRKLSVPAERVHRIRGELEAEEAATLYQDELARVFATPTEGLPPIFDLILLGMGADGHTASLFPYSQALTERRRWVVGNTVPRIGKSRVTMTFPILNRAAEVRLLVTGSDKAAALREALAGPREPERLPVQAVVPEGGRLIWLVDRAAAAELPTERPA; this is encoded by the coding sequence GTGAGGACCATCCGGCGGTTTCCGGACGCGGAGGCGGTGAGTCGCGCCGCGGGCCAGGACCTGGTGGAGCTGGCCCGCGAGGCGATCGCCGAGCGCGGCCGGTTCTGCGTGGCGCTCTCGGGCGGCACCACGCCGCGCCGCATGTACGAGATCCTGGGCGAGGCGCCGCGGTGGGCTCAGATCGACTGGCGGCGCGTCGAGTTCTTCTGGGGTGACGAGCGCGCGGTTCCCCCCGAGCACCCGGATTCGAACTACGGGGTCGCGGCCGCCGTGCTCCTGCGAAAGCTGAGCGTGCCGGCCGAGCGGGTCCATCGCATCCGGGGCGAGCTGGAGGCGGAGGAGGCCGCCACGCTGTACCAGGACGAGCTGGCGCGTGTCTTCGCCACGCCGACGGAGGGGCTCCCGCCCATCTTCGACCTGATCCTCCTCGGCATGGGCGCCGACGGCCACACCGCCTCTCTCTTCCCGTACAGCCAGGCGCTGACCGAGCGTCGGCGCTGGGTGGTCGGCAACACGGTGCCGAGGATCGGCAAGTCACGCGTCACGATGACCTTCCCGATCCTGAACCGCGCAGCCGAGGTGCGCCTCCTGGTCACCGGCTCCGACAAGGCAGCGGCGCTGCGAGAGGCGCTGGCCGGCCCGCGCGAGCCGGAGCGGCTGCCCGTGCAGGCGGTGGTGCCCGAGGGCGGACGGCTCATCTGGCTCGTCGACCGGGCCGCGGCGGCCGAGCTTCCGACCGAGCGGCCGGCCTGA
- the rpiA gene encoding ribose-5-phosphate isomerase RpiA — MTPGSPMDAEALERLAARALREVPDGALIGLGSGHTAAAFVRALGRRVREGLRVRGVPTSVATERLAHEVGVPLATLDEGVLDLTIDGADEVDPHLDLIKGYGGALARERIVAASARRLVILVESEKLVPVLGRRGRLPVEVIPFARPLVMRELAGRGCRPALRTVDGKTFVSDNGNWIIDCAVRPIEAPAPLAQDLRAIPGVVETGLFLGIAELVLVAEAGHIRELRRGESDRVTTAGP; from the coding sequence ATGACGCCGGGAAGCCCGATGGACGCCGAGGCTCTGGAGCGCCTGGCCGCCCGCGCGCTGCGGGAGGTGCCGGACGGCGCGCTGATCGGGCTCGGCTCGGGCCACACCGCGGCGGCATTCGTGCGCGCCCTCGGCCGGCGGGTGCGTGAAGGCCTGCGGGTGCGCGGGGTGCCCACCTCGGTGGCCACCGAGCGTCTGGCGCACGAGGTCGGCGTGCCTCTGGCCACCCTCGACGAGGGCGTCCTCGACCTCACCATCGACGGCGCCGACGAGGTGGATCCTCACCTCGACCTGATCAAGGGCTATGGCGGTGCGTTGGCCCGGGAGCGCATCGTGGCCGCGTCGGCGCGACGCTTGGTCATCCTGGTGGAGAGCGAGAAGCTGGTGCCGGTCCTGGGGCGGCGCGGGCGACTCCCGGTGGAGGTGATCCCGTTCGCGAGGCCGCTCGTGATGCGGGAGCTGGCCGGGCGTGGATGTCGCCCGGCCCTCCGCACGGTGGACGGCAAGACCTTCGTGAGCGACAACGGCAACTGGATCATCGACTGCGCGGTGCGACCGATCGAGGCGCCCGCGCCGCTCGCGCAGGACCTCCGCGCGATTCCCGGCGTCGTGGAGACCGGGTTGTTCCTCGGCATCGCGGAGCTGGTGCTGGTCGCGGAGGCGGGGCATATCCGCGAGCTCCGGCGAGGGGAGAGCGACCGCGTGACCACGGCCGGGCCGTGA